The following is a genomic window from Micropterus dolomieu isolate WLL.071019.BEF.003 ecotype Adirondacks linkage group LG12, ASM2129224v1, whole genome shotgun sequence.
agcattaaagtgatgaacacatgaatggaTCAATACTCATAATCCAGTATTATGTGTTCTTCTGCAccatgagtacttttactgttacttaaatacttttatttaagtaagattttaaatgcaggacttgtaCTTGCAACTATAACAAGTTATATTTCATTAAAGTACCTCAGTACTTTAATCtctggtctgtttgttttcattaagtTAACTTTCCACATCTGCATGAACCTAATTTGTACTTTATGGACAAAATCAATGTGTAAaactcaaacaataaaaataatttacataaataaaaacaagacaagcACAAACGTAGAGTAAACGGGCTTTTTTAAGATTAGTGATCAGACCTGAGAGTTTTGTCCCATGTTCTTGTGTCAGATGATGTTTCATCATTAACTCGGGTGTGGTCAACTGAGGAAGTGGTGAGGTCATACTTACATCAAAATAACGCAAGTATTTCTACTCGAGTACTTGTTTTAATAAAGTATCAGTACTTCTACTATACTCTCCCACCTCTGCCGTGTACTTTATTCAGTAGCAGAACACCGGCGCTGATCTGAACATCAGATAATCTCTAATCCCTGCGATCATCTGTCCGTCACACAGATCCAACACTTCCTGTCAGTTTGCATCTCTGCGTCCTGCACGTTTGTTCTGAGATAACAAAAACAGCAGGAGACCAacatcagacagagagagagaagtaaaATGCTGCGTATTAATAACAAGGTTTTACTGAGCCTGTTGCCGTGACGTCAGCAGAAACACAAGGAGGTCAAACTGAGGTCAAACAGCTGGAAGCCACCTGATCATGTGACGGGAGTCTTTCCTACAAAATAATCCTGCGTTTCTACACGTTTATATTCAGTTTGTTCTCCGACAACAGGCTCAATAAAGTTTCAATAAAGATTCAATAGAGACAAACGGAGTCATTTACTGATATTCTGTTTTTACAGAATTtacaaaagtgaggacattttgtccCGTCCTCACATCTTCAAAGGAAGACCAAGGCCAGTTTCAGGTCCAGGTTTCAGGGTCCAGGTTTCAGGTCCAGGTTTCAGGGTCCAGGTTTCAGGGTCCTGTCAGTGAGGGTCCTCACAGGAACAGGAAGACAGCGTGTGTGTGGCTGCAGTATGTTTTTCAGTGGGATTACAGATTATGTCAGCTCAGGGATTACAGGGTCTGAATACACTCACTCACATCTGAACTGTACAGAATAATAAATGTCTTCACAGAACTGATCGCAGAACGTTCTCCAGCTCAGAACCCACAAATCTAGAACCTGTTGCAGTGAAGTAAAGTAACCGTTGTGTCCTCAGAGACGTTTCAGGGTCGTGTCGGGAACACGGACTAAAAATCCACCACCAGTAAAACACGTTAACACCTGAACCCAGAACCTGAGCGCCTGGTTCCTGCTGGAGAACACAGAACCGCTGCAGGAACCCATGTGAGGGAGGAACCAAAAAGAGCCGTCTGTTGTTTACAAGAGCACGAAGGACTCGCTGAGGTCACCGGTGTCCAGATGTTTGTGTccagatgtttgtttgtttgctgatCAGAGTTAATCCTCTCGTCTCTGTGAGCCGTCAGACTGACCTGAGGTCAGTTTTATTCTTAACAATTTAATGAAGTCTGCAGTGATCAGCTGTTTGCCAACATCAGGTCTGATGATGAGTTCAAAGGTCAGTTATTGTAAATGATCACATCCCCACGGACATCTTATTTTTTCACTCAAAGAGCTCTGACACGTTTTGGATTCTGGACTCAACTGTTTGAGGTTTCgaaagttaaacttgcattaattcatttgTTGATCAGATGTGTAGATTGAAAAAGGTGATGTGAGTTTAAGAGAAACTCTCTTCTTTAAATCATGGGAAAGTAATGTTTCAAACTCCAACTAAAACACAGACACTTTGTGTTGAACAAGAAAGGACCAGTGCCGTGAAAAGAGTTCCTGACAGCAGCTTTTATACATGTAAACTGAAACTAATGTGGATCATAAATCCTcttaacttgaaatggaaagtgGTTTAAATGTAGTTAAGTTGTTTAAACTTGAAAGTGTGAGTTAGAACAAAGCAGAAATGTCTTTTAGGTAAGAAaagttttctttcatttataaagtaacaaaatatttagttttaacaTAAAAGTATAAAGTTGAAACAAGTCATAAAATCTTCAATcaactaaaaaacaacaacgaaTGGAGTTAGATCAACTTTATGAACTTGTGaactgaaacaaagaaaatcatAACAagaatgtgcttgaatattttcagagcTCCACAAATGGCGGCGgaggaagcctgcgccaacccgcgggaggagcgtgtgaggccggccgccgcccgctcacagagccctctgctcccgccgtcacacagaccgctgcagcaacaacggcagaggaaaacgcagctggaaggttttcataccgcttatctgtctttacatcctgagcaatgttcaaatgttttaacttaaaccaagagacagctgtttgtgggtcacattgaacattacgtcgctgTGACGACCAGCTATTTTGACTATCTGCAATGGAGACGGAGGACGGCGGGCCAAAACCGACTTGGGTCAAGTTGGTACCAGCGGTGGAGAAGGAGCTTTACAGTGTAGCTGTTGACTTTTGTCCACGACGTCAAAGGAGGAACAAACTTATTAAGGACAGAACAGGATCCAGAGCAGAGAGACGTCTGCTGACGCTGTCTCAGCACCAGCAGGTGTCGCCATGGTGACTGAATCAGACACGTGGAGCCAGTGGCCGGCTTCATGCTTCACTTTAATGATCAACAAAACATCAGACGACATGTTCACAGTAACCACAGTAACAGTGTGCGTCAGGCGGCCCGCGGGCTGTAGTACGGCAGCGCTCTGACGAAGGCGTCCAGCCGGCTGCTGAACAGCTCGCTGTCCAAACTCTGACCCAGCACGCACACCGGGTTCTTCACGATGTACTCCACATACAGctgcgagacagagagagacggatAAATCAGGTTGCTTCCTTTGTTTCTCCACATCAGGATcatttaaaagtacattttctacatgtttctccacctctgctgtcatggtaacgcaACGTTACACCAGGGCTGGTTACTGAAACCCAGTGCCAATATGGAACCGGTTCCTTTACGGCCGGTATCTACTGGACCCAATTGGAACTTAAATTTCGGCGCCACTTAAATGTGtcgatttaaatattttccctcTGAGACGACAGACGGTCTTTAGTTAAGCTGCAGTTTGATTTAAagagttttacattttaaaaaagtctcTCTTTAATGTCGTCGACCACAAGAATTGTTCCAGGCTCCGTTTAGGCAGCTGAATAGTAACAAACCCAAACACCAGCTGAAAAGACtgagacacaaataaaaacaagttactACATGAAGTACGTGGTACTATGGACATTACACAGTAGAATGTGGTATTTTAAGTAGTATTTTCAGCTCACTGTCCTGAACACGTTCAGAAAtatcagagacacagagagtaAACTGATCAGCTGTCTTTATGAATCAATCAGCAAACGACTGTGTTCAGTATTAACAGGTtagtctctctctgtgtctctctctctgtgtctctgtctgtcttacgTTGCTGTATATGTGCTGCAGCGTCTCTCTGGCGTTGGGGACAGACAGGTCTGTGTTCATGACGAACCTCAGTCCACTGGGAGTCTCGTAGTAATGAAGACGATACTTGCTGGTCTGAAAGGACAGGAAGCCCTCCTTCCTGAGGACAGACAGGCTGCTAAGgaccagagacagacagggagacagacagacagacaggcagagagacaggcctCTAcggaccacagacagacagggagacagacagacagagaggcagagagacaggcctCTAAGgaccagagacagacaggcagagagacagacagacagacaggcagagagacaggcctCTACggaccacagagacagacaggcagagagacagacagacagacaggcagagagacaggcctCTACggaccacagagacagacagggagacagacagacaggcagagagacaggcctCTACggaccacagagacagacagggagacagacagacaggcagagagacaggcctCTAAGgaccacagagagagacagggagacaggcagACTGCTGTTGTGAAGGATACATGTCCACAGGAGACATCTTGCTGACGAAGGAGCGGATGGAGAACAGCATCCCATACATCAACTTAAActcctgcagagacacagacacagtttCACTTCCCCCAGACTCAACGGACCTTTGATGGTATTTTATCTATATTAAAGCTTCTGTCCTCTCACCTCGTCCTTGGAGATCCCCGCCTGCTTCTTGCGGTTCCATTCATTATAATACAGACAGCTGCCGTTACGGTCAAATATGTACAAGTTATGGACCGTCATCTGAAACACACAGGTTTGAGACCGCTGGTAAAGTCGGCCTTAAAATGACTGTTTTTTAAACGGAGTCTGGTTCACCGCTCAGTTCAAACGGCTGAGAAACGGCTGGAACAAAATTTAAATATCACTTTTAAATAAACGCCTTTCTTACAGGCGTATATATCTATTAAAAGGCAACAAATCGCCCTATTTAGTATAATAATGAGACATTTTGCGGAGCAGCAGCAGATGTTTACCTTCTCTTCCTGGTTCCTGCGGAGCTCAGGACCCCGCTGCAGAGGTGTCCGCTCACAAGCCGCAACAAAACTGTTTCAGAGTTTTATGTGTTTGCGTTTGACTCATAttggaaagagaaaaatatgTACTGAAATCTATCGTGCTGTTTAATTACAGATGTGTCGGTGATTTTGTCGGTAACTCATGCAAAACGCTAATCGCTCACGTTAACGGCGGTTTCTTCAATAACAGCGCATGCGCCGTGCGTCCAGTTCATACTAACAGAGACAAGATGGCGGCAGCAGCAACAATGATGCCGTACTTTGGACAGAAAGTTTCGTCCAACAGCGACCTGGCCCCGGACTGGACCAGCCAGGAAGTCAGCACCGGGGTGAGTACGCGGGCTGTGGGGACCGGGTCGGACCGAACCGGGTCCGGTTCTGCTCCGTTGGAGGGTTTTTATCCTGCGAGCAGCGGCTGAATGAGACGGCACTTCTGCGGCGGCTAACGGCTGCTAACGGCGGCTAACGGCGGCTAACGGCTGCTAACGGCTGCTCTGTTACAGTCCGGACCGGAGGAAGAAACCGGGCCGAACCGAGCCGGACCGGGATAGACAGCGTCCCGGATTTAAGTCTGAAACAGGAGCTGGTTCTTAAAAGTGACCAACATGCTCCGTTAGTGTTTATCGCGACAGTAACGCCGTTAACGGTGTGAAGTTAAATAACAGCTGCTGGATAttagtttaaataaattaagtcTCATAATAAATGCTGTGTCCGATAATGAGCTCACTTATAAACCAGAGTGATGATGGGCATCAATCAAACAGGAATGTCCCGTTCAGCTTCATCTTACATGTGACAGATCAGAGACTTCATCACATTGAAACGTGACCAGTAGAGACGCCACCATAATAGAAATCTAGCAGTCGATACCAATAAATGTCCGTGATTCTGGATACCACggtaaaacaaaccaaacaataaatCCATGAACTTCAACACCCACTCCTTTTTTTaatagaaacattttaacattactaAAAAGAAAGGCGGTTTGGTGTCAGTATGTTCATAAATGAGCAAACTGATGAAATTACAAACTTACAATGTGCATATGTAATTGAAATGTTTCAGGCTGGTCTTTGTCTATACTGGCAGCTGTCTGAGATTTTTAGAAAACTAAACAGTTATTGATGATTGAAATGGATCGTAACGCCTCCTACAGGAACAGGAGCGTTGGACAGACGTTCAGTTCTTAGAGCTGCAAACTGCATCGTCATCTTTGGGTGATCAAACTGAAACGTCAGTCTGAATTAGTTCTCCAACAGAACTGGGAGAAATCCAGGCTTTGACACGGAGCTGCTGAAGGAAACAGTCGCTAAATAACTTTACACCGTTTTCATGCACGCCTGTTTTATGGCGGtgagtaaaatgttttatggtGAAAAAATAgcagcctgctctcattggctggtcAAGTCGAGAGTCCTCCAGATATTttgcagacgtcggcgatgtgtcagaaatgtgtcggggagcctcTTTGATgtgtcgttgagtagttcacacaaaGACTGGCGACcgaaatcgtgtagtgtgaacgagGCTTTACCGACATGTTTTAAGAATCGCCTTGGTACTGAAGTATAAGTTCTCGTGACGTCTCTACTGACCACACAACACTGAGGTCTCACAAAAGGGGTAAAATATGTTGCATTGTCTCACGTGCATCATTACATCACCCGGTgacctgtttgtctctctgtgtgtcagacCACCATCATGGCGGTGGAGTACGATGGAGGGGTGGTGATCGGCGCCGACTCTCGCACGACCACCGGGTAAGAACAACACAGGAGCGTGCAGCTGATCAAACTCTCTGTGAACACTCATTtaacccgtctgtctctccgtCTCTCAGAGCTTACATCGCCAACAGAGTAACGGACAAACTGACTCCGATCCACGACCGAATCTTCTGCTGCAGGTCACTTCCTCCTCCAGAACTTCCTGTTCACAAACTCATATGTTGACGTATTCTCACTGTGATCAGTTCTCAGCATCAGGAACTTGTGCCGCTTTTCCACTGGACGGTTCCAGCTCAACTCACTTTGGTGCCCCGTCCTCTGATTCACATTGCAGATATACTACACGCTCAATGTTGTCATAGCAACGCTGCACGAAGCTGAGACACGATTCaagtttaataacaaactggatcaAACtatcaagttcttaaagaaccattaaaacacaggaGTTCAGCAGATCTGGGGAACCTTCGGTCTAAAAGCACGGCCCGatttctaaaaacaaaattaacgTTCTACTTGAGGACTACTTTAATTAAGGGAGCTCCGATCGTAGTCGGTCGATTATGGCTTTAACTGGTTTGATCGGTGCTCTCTAAAAAGGctgatcagatgatgcaatactcgccaTCAGCTAAAATGGTTTCACTGAGCAGTCTTCAGAGCGagcaccaaagtccttttcagacaggaagcaTTGATGCGTTAATCATTTACAAAGAGGGTGgagcagcaatcagacaagcGCAGTGTTGTGGAGTGAccgctgctgcttcttctttctACTGAAGCtagcaacaaaaacacagggCAGCTGCTTCCTCAAAACTTCAGAattaaaacgctgctgtggacgcaGAAGATCGTGTTTGTTATAAAAGTGTTTAAAAaccgtagtagtgtggatgtagcctcacaaacatcacaaagcgagtcgagctggtaccctGCAACTTTAGAGAGAACAACGTTCCTGCAGAACTCCGTCCGTTTGGTGATATAAGAACTCAGGAACCCTTAGAAATAATCTTTCTTATGAAACCTAGAACCTTTTTATAGTAAGGTTCTAAGACTTTAGTGGAACCTTGTAGATCAGCTGTTGGATGTGTGACGTGGTTCTGTTGCAGGTCTGGATCAGCTGCTGACACTCAGGCCATCGCTGACGTGGTCACCTACCAGCTGGGCTTTCACAGGTAACGCACAcacagtttgattgacagccTCAGCGGCCAGTCAGGTGCTGTTGACCTTTAACCTGTCTGTGGTCCCGCCCCCAGCATCGAGCTGGACGAGCCCCCGTTGGTGGAGACGGCTGCCAATCTGTTCAAAGCGAGCTGCTACCGTTACAGAGAGGAGCTGTCTGCTGGGATCCTGGTGGCAGGATGGGACCGCAGGAAGGGGGGCCAGGTACTGCAGGACCCGTCTATATGtactaatacacacactgtgTATTTATATTGATTATCGGCGccgatattcagcatttttccaaaAGTCTGCATCGGCCACTTTAAAATCAGATGGCCgatataattaattaacaaatcTCAGGAGTAACAGCCTATCAGCACTGACTAGTAGGGCtaaacgattttggaaaataatctaattgcaattttttgtattttatttttttaaattaatattgcgatttaatatgcgatcaatttttaagctctttaccttctatattattcaaaatggacaagcagtaaattaGTGTTTAGTacgaccaacacaatattagattaaACGTTCTTTCTTGTGAGTCAGGCCTGGGTTATGATCAAATCaaattattatgagcaatggtggagaagtaTCAAATTATAGCAATATgtgaaagataatttgagtaaAGTCATGGTATTAAATAATATATCATCaggacaagcttagtaattctccgtcGGATGGGccgacgatttcacccaccaccaagttacccgcggTGGCAGGTGCTACTTCTGCAGAGTAGTGAGCAGATCACTGTAGCTCACATAAGTTGACCATAACTACGCTCGTTACTCAGTCCTTCCCATACGtccatttatttgtggcagcccgccacaatatcagcgccacatattgatttttgttgtttttttccttggcctatttaaaatcattgttcaagagtggcttgacacaaggaatgcgacagctgaaacccatgtcttgcatacgtctgtgagtggtggttcttgaaacactgactccagctgcagtccactctttgtgaatcccccccacatttttgaatgggttttgtttcacaatcctctccagggtgcggttatccctattgctggtccactttttttctaccacatcttttccttcccttcgcctctctattaatgtgtttggacacagagctctgtgaacagcaagcctctttagcaatgaccttttgtgtcttgccctccttgtgcaaggtgtcaatggtcgtcttttggacagctgtcaagtcagcggtcttccccatgattgtgtagcctacagaactagactgagagaccatttaaaggcctttgcaggtgttttgagttaattagctgattagagtgtggcaccaggtgtcttcaatattgaaccttttcacaatattctaattttctgagatactgattttggggttttcattagttgtcagttataatcatcaaaattaaaaggaatgaacacttgaaatatatcagtctgtgtggaatgaatgtaaacattatacaagtttcactttttgaatggaattactgaaataaatcaactttttgatgatattctaattatatgaccagcacctgtatatcttttttaaataacatttttaagtaATGAAATGAATTGgtaatgaaaaaccaataaAAGGACGGATAAAGAACAGAAAGAATATAGTATCaataaatatatcaataaaatcctaacaatataaaataaatacaatataaatggcagcttttaaagacaaagtttatgataatttatcacttaTAGTTAAGTCCATCTCTGGGATGGATCTCtaagacatttttaattttaatttataaacatgacaattaactttaatattgttgtttttaacagactttgtgttggagtttgtgttattcTAAATTTTGAGACCAACAGCAAAAGGATATCGGTTCCACATATCGGTCTAATTGGTCACTAATAATCTGTATCAGTCCGGAAAAAACTTCGATCCCTAATAAACACACCTGAAAATAACACATCGCacagtcctcttccactcctccatgtcGACATCTTGCCAGACTTctagcatgtctccagacctaaagcctattgagcatctgtgggacGTCCTCAAACAGAAGGCGGAGGAGCCCAAGGTCTccaacatccaccagctccgtgatgtcgtcatggaggagtggaagaggactccagtggcaacctgtgaagctctgctgaactcAAATCTGGCCATTTTCACAcactgactgtctctctgctcacccgtctgtgtctcaggtgtaCTGCGTGCCTATTGGTGGGATGTTGGTGAGGCAGCCGGTGTCGGTGGGCGGCAGCGGCAGCACCTACATCTACGGCTTCATGGACTCCAACTACAAACCGGGACTGAGCAAAGACCAGTGTCTGGAGCTCACTGCTGCAGgtacacactgctgctgctgcaaggCATGCTGGGAACTGCGGTCCACTGCAGGACTACTGGCTCTGActgactctctgtctctctcctgtcttGTCTCACAGCTCTGTCTCTGGCGATGGAGAGAGACGGCTCCAGCGGCGGCGTGGTCAGACTGGCGAGCATCTCAGAGGAGGGAGTGGAGAGACGAGTCATACTGGGAAACCAGCTGCCCAAATACTCCACACACTAAACACGTTAATGTCCATTTTGTTGTGATAATAAAGGTTtcagtctgtccctgtcctcctgtcctTCTTTAAACAGACTTCTACAGTTCTGTGGGTCCaggattagcttagcttagcacaaagactggaagcagggggaaactgctaacCCTaactacgccgtaggctacgcacgtagccatgcatttatacctGTGCGTCGGTGTCCCCGTCATTCTGCTATTACATCCCCAAACACTcatcggcagtagcgctacagcgtccactgggttgacttttgccggtcgagcaggctaacttccggtttagccctttgctaacgtaaatgggggtaaaattgtctACGTGCGGCTGGtttagccttttcaaatgttaccgagcgaatggatcacattccgATAGTGAAAtgagtcaaatatattgatccaacTTGTTATAGTCGCCGTTTTGACCGCTAGTAAGTTACTTTAAAGCATGGGATACTTCCCGTTGGCTCAAAAGCATTGCGAGGCAAGCTACATTTTTGGAGGTGcccctgttgtttttatttaattatttgagagagtagtttttttttgtttttaaatatNNNNNNNNNNNNNNNNNNNNtgattagagtgtgacaccaggtgtcttcaatattgaaccttttcacaatattctaattttctgagatgctgattttggggttttcattagttgtcagttataatcatcaaaattaaaaggaatgaacacttgaaatatatcagtctgtgtggaatgaatgtaaacattatacaagtttcactttttgaatggaattactgaaataaatcaactttttgatgatattctaattatatgaccagcacctgtatatctttttttaaataacatttttaagtaATGAAATGAATTGgtaatgaaaaaccaataaAAGGACGGATAAAGAACAGAAAGAATATAGTATCaataaatatatcaataaaatcctaacaatataaaataaatacaatataaatggcagcttttaaagacaaagtttatgataatttatcacttaTAGTTAAGTCCATCTCTGGGATGGATCTCTAagccatttttaattttaatttataaacatgacaattaactttaatattgttgtttttaacagactttgtgttggagtttgtgttattcTAAATTTTGAGACCAACAGCAAAAGGATATCGGTTCCACATATCGGTCTAATTGGTCACTAATAATCTGTATCAGTCCGGAAAAAACTTCGATCCCTAATAAACAcacctcaaaataacacatcgcacagtcctcttccactcctccatgacgacatcttGCCAGACTTctagcatgtctccagacctaaagcctattgagcatctgtgggacGTCCTCAAACAGAAGGCGGAGGAGCCCAAGGTCtccatccaccagctccgtgatgtcgtcatggaggagtggaagaggactccagtggcaacctgtgaagctctgctgaactcAAATCTGGCCATTTTCACAcactgactgtctctctgctcacccgtctgtgtctcaggtgtaCTGCGTGCCTATTGGTGGGATGTTGGTGAGGCAGCCGGTGTCGGTGNNNNNNNNNNNNNNNNNNNNNNNNNNNNNNNNNNNNNNNNNNNNNNNNNNNNNNNNNNNNNNNNNNNNNNNNNNNNNNNNNNNNNNNNNNNNNNNNNNNNCATGTGTAGTAATAGGTTAATGTTGACAGCTCTGATGATCAATAAGCCATTTCCTTAACTGAATCTTAAATGAACTATACGTGTTTATATTTCTGATAGTTATGGGGGTGAGGTTCCACTCAGCAGCAGCTAGAACAGAAAAAGCAGTATGACCAAATACACTTTTCCTA
Proteins encoded in this region:
- the trappc1 gene encoding trafficking protein particle complex subunit 1 translates to MTVHNLYIFDRNGSCLYYNEWNRKKQAGISKDEEFKLMYGMLFSIRSFVSKMSPVDMKEGFLSFQTSKYRLHYYETPSGLRFVMNTDLSVPNARETLQHIYSNLYVEYIVKNPVCVLGQSLDSELFSSRLDAFVRALPYYSPRAA
- the psmb6 gene encoding proteasome subunit beta type-6; translated protein: MAAAATMMPYFGQKVSSNSDLAPDWTSQEVSTGTTIMAVEYDGGVVIGADSRTTTGAYIANRVTDKLTPIHDRIFCCRSGSAADTQAIADVVTYQLGFHSIELDEPPLVETAANLFKASCYRYREELSAGILVAGWDRRKGGQVYCVPIGGMLVRQPVSVGGSGSTYIYGFMDSNYKPGLSKDQCLELTAAALSLAMERDGSSGGVVRLASISEEGVERRVILGNQLPKYSTH